The DNA segment ACAAGGTTGGTGGATGAAAATCAAATCTATATCTTTGGTAGAGGAACGTTCTTTATAGCACTGAAAAAGTGCGGCTGGAAAAGTTTGGAGAAGGCAAAAAAAACGCGGTAGGCAATACGATTATGGGGCAAGGTTCTATGATCCGGTGATTGGGAGGTGGAATGTGGTAGATCCTAAAGCGGAAGAGATGAGACGGCACTCTCCTTATAATTATGCTTTCAATAATCCGATTAGATACATAGATCCAGATGGAATGGCGGCTATTGACCCAACTGTTGGATGGGCAATTTGGAATGCTATAAAAACAGCAGTTTCAACAAATGGAGTTATTGGAACATTAGAAGTCGTTGGTACTGGAGCTGCTACAGCTGTTGTTGGGACAGTAGCTTTAGTTCTCCTGCCGCAAAATGGTACGGGAGCAGGATCCGATAATCCTAAGCCTGTTATGCCTCCACCATACGTTCCGATTTCAGACAAAAAAGGTGCTGATGAGAAAAGTCCAACCGACAGAGAATTACCTAGAGATAAAAATGGAAGGCCTACGGTTGATCCTGAGGCTTCAGATGCAGGACCTCATACCCAATTAGGTAAAAAATCTGGTCGAAATGGTGATTATAAACAAGCTAGAGAATTTGATGAAAAAGGAGAGCCAGTGAAAGACTTAGATTTCACTGATCATGGGCGTCCACAAACTCACCCGAATCCGCATCAACATGAATATCTTCCTAATCCTACCGGTGGTACACCTCAAAGAAGTAAAAAAGCCGAGCCTTTTAGTTATAAACCTTTTAAGCCAGTGATAAAATGACAAGATCTATAAAAATAAATGGAGATGACAGCTCTATACTATCAGTTAGCTTAACGGATATCTTAAATTGTCTTGAAGATGGTGAAAAAATAGAATGGGGAATGTTATGGTTAGAAGCTGTAGGAGAGTTAGATGGAGAAAGGTCAATCGTTGATTTGGAGCAGGAAATCAATAAATCTGAAAAGGCTACGATGATGACGTGGAAAGAACTGATAGAGTTATCGAGCCAGATCATTCAAGGGATTAATCTCTTGATTATTGGAGACAGACTACGTGTAAAAATAAAAAAGTACCTGACCGATAAAGAGATGTATTCAGGCTGTGATTATACAATTGAGCTCATTGATTCATCTTATTGGATTATTCATTCTAAAAATGAAACCTTCTTGGAAAATGTATTTAAAGAGCTAAAAGGTGTTGAATATATAAACCCCCTGTAGCTATTCTGCATAACTCATTATAAATAGGAAAAGCTGGACGTAGATAGACTGGCTTTTCCTATTTATTGATTATACTCTTTCCTGGTGTTAGCATCCCGGATAAAAGCGTCAATGATGGCAATCAAGTGAGACTTGTCATCGTCAGAGAGTCCTTCTATCTGTTGCATCCGCTTAACTGTTCTTTTATATTCAATTAAAAGGGGGCTGGGCTGTCAGCAAGAGAAATGTTGGATTAAAATCTTCTGACTTTACCAATTCTAATACAGGAATAAAGTCCGCTTTATATGAAAGGACAACAGATGGTAAAACAGAGTATGTTTACGCTACAGCAGGGACAGAAGTTCCTGATATAAAAAATACTCAGGATATAACAGCTAACGGTGCACAGTTATTTGGTAATTCAGCTCAATATGATAAATCAGTAGATAATGCGAAGACTATTCGTGCTAATTTAGGAGACGCAGAACTTACCTATGTTGGTCATTCCTTGGGTGGAGGTGAAGCTAGTGTTAATTCGATAGTAACTGGAGATAAGGCTATTACGTTCAATGCAGCAGGTATTAGCACGGGAACAAAAATGAAATATGGAGGATTTTCTGCTATTTTTAAATCTTTTTCTAATCAAATTACAGCTTATCAACTTAAGTCAGATCCATTAACTATCTTTCAAGATGTTACGTTATCACCAAGCGCGATAGGAAATGTAAAAATGATTAGTCCGAAGGGAGCTGATGCAAAAACAAATGGTCATAGTATTTTAAGTGTTATTAAGAGTATACGTTAATATGGATGTTTGCAAAAAAATATTCTTCATTGGAATCATAATGTTGTGTTCCTGTACGAAATATTTACCTGGCTTTGATTTTGACCTATTTAAGGGAACAGAAAGCTATGAGTTAGCTTTAGCTGTTAAAAGAGAGTCTATTGATGAAATAACTCAGATAGTAAAAGAAGGAAAAGTGTCTGTTGATGCTTTAGATCCAAAGTTTGGTCACTCTTTGTTAATGCTTGCAGTTGCAAATGATTTATCAGCATCTGTTAAAAGGTTATTGGAATTAGGTGCAGATCCGAATAAAAGATCGGTAACAAATTCTATTACCACGAATGAAATTATAACACCTGTTTTTGTGGCATGTAATTATATTTATAAGAAAAACTATTGTGATACTACCATATTAAAGACACTTATTAATTACGGCGGAAAAGTAGATGATGAGATTGAAGTAGAGTTCCAGAATGCAGAATACAAGTCGATTGCGACTCCATTAATCGAAGCAACAAAGAGTGATTGCCTTGATATAGTGGAACTTTTAGTCCAGTCAGGTGCTGATATAAATAAATATAATTATATAGAAGGAAATGGTCCCATTTCCAGCTCCATTATTCATGGTAATCTAAATGTGTTAAAATATTTAATCATAGATAGAAATATAAAAATACCAAGGTACTCTTTTGTTAGGCAAGCACACAATGAGGTTCCAAGGGAAGAATTGACTGTGACAGATTTTCTAAATGAACAGAAATATGATGAAAATTCGAAGGAATTTAAGGTCAGAAAGGAGATTATCGATTACCTGAAGAAAAAAAATCTAAAATAGAGAACCTAACCAGATTACGAGGCTAGGTTCTATGATCCAGTAATAGGTCGCTGGAACGTCGTAGATCCGATGGCGGAACAAATGAGGAGGCATTCTCCATATAATTACGAGTTCAATAACCCTATAAGGTTTGTTGATCCCGATGGGATGATGCCCGTCGATCCTGGTTTTTGGGCTCAACTATTAGCTACACTTGGATTTGGTCCAAACAATCAACCTAGAGATCGGGAGGAAGCACAAGAACAAGCTGAAAATCGAAAACCAATTACAGAGCTTAGTGAAAAAGCAAAACAAGCTGAAAAGAAATTGAATAAGGTACCTCTTCTTAGAGGGGCTATGAAGATAGTGAAAGGTGCTTCGGGGAGTTTTTCCGAAAAAACAAATTATGGAGCAGTCGCATTAGGCATGCTTGAAGTTGGAGGAGATGTTCTTGTAGGAACAGAGGCTAAAGCGACTCAATGGTTAGGTGAAGGCCTGCAATTGATAAATGGCGTTCTGACTATTGAGAATGCATTCGATTTAGGGGCACGAAATTTACTCACTAAAAAGAGTGGTAGGGAAAAGGGGTCAGATGTTCCCCATTGGGCACGTGGACAGAAACCCCAAGCTGGTGAGTCAGGTAACGATTTTGCTAAAAGGTTAATGGATACACAATATGGAAAAGGAGAATGGAGGTACGGGGCCTGGTACCGAGTATAACAAGTTAAAAAAGAATGGTGACAGAAGAAATAAATAATTTTTTATTAAAGTATTCCATTAAAGTGGTTTGATTATTTTTCGGAGTTAAATATATCTATATATAGTATGGAATTGTTTATTTATTATGGCATACTCACTTGAGCGAAGAACTTTCAGCCGGTGAAGATATTAAGCTGATTGGTGTTTACAGCACAAGAGAGCAAGCAGAAGCTGCGCAATCTCGTTCGGAATCGTTAGACGGTTTCAGAGACTCTGTTGAAGGGTTTGAGATTTCATCTCATAGGTTGGATCATGACGAGTGGACTTCTGGATTTATAACAGTTTAATAGAATACTATTAAAGTCTTTTAAAAATAGGAATCTGGAGCCCGGCTGAAATGTAGACTGAACCCAAAAGTTTAGACAAATTAAAAGATTAATTTCGATAATAATGAGCGCAAATTATCATTTTATATAGTCGATTTTAAGGGGAGGAAAGTTAGTGAGATTGATATTGGATCATCATTTGATTAGCTATCTATGCACTTGTTTATCTTAGCTTCATTTGTGGAAATCTGCTCCACGGACAGCGACTAAAGTGGCAGGCTATGAAGCAGGTTTTGGTATAGTGAATCCAGGAAGTTTTTTCGAAAAATCCA comes from the Pedobacter sp. FW305-3-2-15-E-R2A2 genome and includes:
- a CDS encoding ankyrin repeat domain-containing protein, translated to MDVCKKIFFIGIIMLCSCTKYLPGFDFDLFKGTESYELALAVKRESIDEITQIVKEGKVSVDALDPKFGHSLLMLAVANDLSASVKRLLELGADPNKRSVTNSITTNEIITPVFVACNYIYKKNYCDTTILKTLINYGGKVDDEIEVEFQNAEYKSIATPLIEATKSDCLDIVELLVQSGADINKYNYIEGNGPISSSIIHGNLNVLKYLIIDRNIKIPRYSFVRQAHNEVPREELTVTDFLNEQKYDENSKEFKVRKEIIDYLKKKNLK